In Cycloclasticus sp., a single genomic region encodes these proteins:
- a CDS encoding transposase domain-containing protein, whose product MNEWYSASLLAGLPGMSQNKRVIIKKATKEGWESRPRKAQGGGKEYFLGSLPIQTQAALVGMHGSEQSSQTSDAASDKKSAASLTPFNYDSDTLWSRYDKKPASQKDEANRRFTLLQSVLTLTKNKVSLVAAMKAVGEQNNVSWRTIQGWYHGKNGKPGIKHYNASDWLPALCPEHVGRTSKASCDERAWEFIKADYLRPEKPTASACFWRLKRAAEEHVWAIPAQRTLERRLNDIPRTIRVLKREGESALVALYPAQERTVKDIHALQWINGDGYQHNVFVKWPGEDKPVRPKTWFWQDIHSRKILAYRVDLSENTDSIRLSFGDLVDNYGIPEHVVIDNTRAAANKWMTGGVKNRYRFKVKEDDPLGLFPTLGITIHWTSVIAGKGHGQAKPIERSFGVGGIGEYVDKHPKFAGAYTGENPMVKPENYGKTAVPVETFLTTLQEEITAWNSRQKRRTEMCAGIKSYDQAFNDSYETSIVQKANPEQRRLWMLTAEAIRVKKDGSFTLDAGSAKGISKNRYSALELLEYVGHKIVVRFDPQDLHGIVYAYTLDNRFIGHAACISTTGFGDTEAARSFNRQRERFVKASKLAAKAETQMNIIDVADRLPVIEQTKTPAATVVRPLRPDLKLGRPVPEPQLSNQDEADILDFQKSFETKEVDVREDGPHERYERWALLNNQRSASEQLNEKDEKFWRVYPKGDEYRSMRDFYADFEGVMDLDA is encoded by the coding sequence ATGAATGAATGGTATTCAGCCTCGTTATTGGCAGGGCTTCCAGGCATGTCACAAAACAAACGCGTCATCATCAAAAAAGCCACCAAAGAAGGTTGGGAATCACGCCCAAGAAAAGCTCAGGGCGGCGGAAAAGAATATTTCCTTGGCAGTTTACCGATACAAACACAAGCAGCTTTGGTTGGCATGCACGGGAGTGAACAATCCTCCCAAACGAGTGACGCTGCAAGCGACAAAAAATCAGCAGCGTCACTCACCCCTTTTAACTATGACAGCGACACACTTTGGAGCCGATACGATAAAAAACCAGCCAGCCAAAAAGATGAAGCAAACCGCCGATTCACACTCTTGCAAAGCGTTTTAACGCTCACTAAAAACAAGGTTTCATTAGTGGCCGCGATGAAAGCGGTGGGTGAGCAAAACAATGTCAGCTGGCGAACAATTCAAGGCTGGTATCACGGCAAAAATGGTAAGCCAGGTATAAAGCATTACAACGCATCAGATTGGCTCCCAGCGTTGTGCCCTGAGCATGTCGGTAGAACATCAAAAGCTAGCTGTGATGAACGTGCATGGGAATTCATAAAAGCTGACTATTTACGGCCCGAAAAACCCACAGCAAGCGCCTGTTTTTGGCGTCTAAAAAGAGCAGCTGAAGAACATGTCTGGGCAATACCAGCTCAGCGCACATTAGAACGTCGCCTTAATGATATACCTCGCACAATTAGAGTGCTCAAACGGGAAGGAGAAAGCGCACTCGTCGCACTTTATCCAGCCCAAGAACGTACCGTAAAAGACATCCATGCATTGCAATGGATCAACGGCGATGGCTACCAACATAACGTGTTCGTTAAATGGCCAGGCGAAGACAAACCCGTACGTCCAAAAACATGGTTCTGGCAGGATATTCACAGCCGCAAAATACTGGCATATCGGGTCGATTTATCAGAAAACACCGACAGCATTAGATTGTCATTTGGTGACCTCGTTGATAACTACGGAATCCCCGAACATGTCGTCATCGATAACACCCGAGCAGCGGCTAACAAATGGATGACCGGTGGGGTCAAAAATCGTTATCGTTTTAAGGTCAAAGAAGATGATCCGCTCGGCTTATTCCCAACACTTGGAATCACCATTCACTGGACATCAGTCATCGCTGGAAAAGGCCACGGCCAAGCCAAGCCGATTGAACGCTCATTCGGTGTCGGTGGCATCGGTGAATACGTCGACAAACACCCAAAGTTTGCAGGGGCTTATACGGGTGAAAACCCAATGGTAAAACCTGAAAATTACGGCAAAACAGCCGTGCCAGTTGAAACGTTTTTAACAACCCTTCAAGAAGAAATAACAGCGTGGAATTCACGCCAAAAAAGACGCACAGAAATGTGCGCAGGAATCAAATCATACGACCAAGCATTTAATGACTCATACGAGACATCAATCGTCCAAAAAGCCAATCCCGAACAACGCCGATTATGGATGCTAACAGCCGAAGCGATCAGAGTTAAAAAAGACGGCTCATTTACATTAGATGCTGGCTCCGCAAAAGGCATCTCAAAGAACCGCTACAGCGCACTAGAACTACTCGAATATGTCGGTCATAAAATCGTCGTCCGATTCGATCCACAAGATCTGCATGGCATCGTTTACGCCTACACATTAGATAACCGATTTATCGGCCATGCCGCTTGTATTTCCACTACCGGATTTGGCGACACAGAAGCAGCAAGATCATTCAACCGCCAGCGTGAACGCTTTGTAAAAGCCAGTAAATTAGCCGCTAAGGCAGAAACACAAATGAACATTATCGATGTTGCTGATCGACTACCCGTAATAGAGCAAACAAAAACACCCGCAGCAACCGTCGTGCGTCCATTAAGGCCCGACCTAAAACTTGGTCGCCCAGTGCCAGAGCCACAATTATCAAACCAAGATGAAGCCGATATTTTGGACTTCCAAAAAAGCTTTGAAACAAAAGAAGTGGATGTACGTGAAGACGGCCCACACGAACGTTATGAACGCTGGGCACTGTTAAATAATCAGCGTAGCGCCAGTGAACAATTAAACGAAAAAGACGAGAAGTTTTGGCGTGTATACCCCAAGGGTGACGAATACAGGTCAATGAGAGATTTCTACGCAGATTTTGAAGGAGTCATGGATCTTGATGCGTAA
- a CDS encoding DNA-binding protein yields the protein MMNEWYSASFLEGMKGMSISRRVIFDRAKKEGWKSRPRKARGGGSEYHISSLPRVTVNQLHKIHLANKKVDLKHVKQCPLLPLRLFVNRVKSWLFNIRIVGRGKL from the coding sequence ATGATGAATGAATGGTATTCAGCATCGTTTTTAGAAGGTATGAAAGGCATGTCAATTAGCAGGCGTGTAATTTTTGATAGAGCAAAAAAAGAAGGCTGGAAATCACGCCCAAGAAAAGCACGTGGTGGTGGTAGTGAATACCATATTTCAAGCTTACCTAGAGTAACTGTCAATCAGCTTCATAAAATACATTTGGCTAATAAAAAGGTTGATTTAAAGCACGTAAAGCAATGCCCATTACTACCGCTGCGTCTATTTGTGAATAGGGTTAAATCGTGGCTTTTTAATATTCGTATCGTCGGTAGGGGAAAGCTATGA
- a CDS encoding helix-turn-helix transcriptional regulator: MKEEDKYVGHRFLLQRKQLKLTQPEVGELCGVTGKTIGFWEKGSPIPSNQLTVLFENDFDIYFILTGGELQSELMIYPETDEVTNKPLDSISCDNSHPDNSSFTKSDASPLEASPTGAIKEELVKPSENLSIDELAELGKRFFDAWSNVFHTHGTEMQSAIMSALKGAEIAHMMVSEQFKEEKKPHKKRKATSTLTDESKKE; encoded by the coding sequence ATGAAAGAAGAAGATAAATATGTTGGTCATAGGTTTTTATTACAGCGAAAACAGCTGAAATTAACGCAGCCAGAAGTAGGTGAGTTATGCGGTGTGACAGGAAAGACGATTGGCTTTTGGGAGAAAGGCAGCCCTATACCTTCAAACCAGCTAACTGTGCTTTTTGAGAATGATTTTGATATCTATTTCATCCTGACAGGGGGTGAATTGCAGTCAGAACTAATGATTTACCCAGAAACAGATGAGGTTACAAATAAGCCTTTAGATTCAATAAGTTGCGATAACAGTCACCCTGATAACTCAAGTTTCACAAAAAGTGACGCTTCACCCCTTGAAGCGTCACCTACCGGAGCAATTAAAGAAGAATTGGTTAAACCCAGCGAAAATCTCTCAATTGATGAATTAGCCGAGCTTGGGAAGCGTTTTTTCGACGCCTGGTCAAATGTTTTTCATACCCACGGCACGGAAATGCAAAGTGCAATAATGTCAGCCCTAAAAGGCGCAGAGATAGCGCACATGATGGTTTCAGAGCAATTCAAGGAAGAAAAAAAGCCGCACAAGAAGCGTAAAGCAACATCCACGCTTACTGATGAATCGAAGAAAGAGTAA
- a CDS encoding nitrate ABC transporter ATP-binding protein (This model describes the ATP binding subunits of ATP-binding cassette (ABC) transporters for nitrate transport, or for bicarbonate transport, in bacteria and archaea.), whose product MSFLSLKNISKSYGTGNNKSEVLSNINLEIGKGEFVAIVGFSGSGKTTLISTIAGLIAPDEGEIIMGGNLVTGPSSERGVVFQSYSLMPWLTVFGNVALAVDSAFKTLSAVERQERIEKYIDMVGLSHATHRHPSELSGGMRQRVNVARALAASPDVLLLDEPLSALDALTRANLQDEIIRIWEQEKKTVVLITNDVDEGLIMADRVIPLNPGPNATFGPEFIVDLPRPRDRTAMNHDEKFKALRSDITQYLMNVGMNDSSASKGNVYQLPNVQPNTANDYGLIEDAQPRVLKSYQEGVGDKKYLEYFNLTKVYPTPNGPLTVVDGFNINIKKGEFVSIIGHSGCGKSTVLSMTAGLTDISDGGIVLDKKEVDAAGPDRAVVFQAPSLFPWLSAKENVALGVERVYPHGSKAERNDIVEYYLSKVGLGDSFNKKAAELSNGMKQRVGIARAFALSPKLLLLDEPFGMLDALTRWELQEVLMEVWTRTKVTAIMVTHDVDEAILLADRVVMMTNGPNAKVGKVMNVDLPRPRTRKELVAHPDYYKYREELLTFLADCDKH is encoded by the coding sequence ATGTCATTTTTATCACTTAAAAACATTAGTAAATCGTACGGCACTGGAAATAATAAATCAGAGGTCTTGAGTAACATAAATTTAGAGATTGGAAAGGGTGAGTTCGTTGCTATCGTTGGGTTTTCAGGGTCAGGAAAGACCACTCTCATCTCAACGATTGCCGGTTTAATTGCTCCTGATGAGGGTGAAATTATCATGGGTGGCAATTTAGTAACGGGCCCCAGTTCTGAAAGAGGAGTTGTCTTTCAAAGTTACTCGTTAATGCCTTGGCTAACGGTGTTTGGCAATGTGGCTCTTGCTGTAGATTCAGCCTTTAAAACGCTCTCGGCAGTTGAAAGACAAGAGCGTATTGAGAAGTATATTGATATGGTTGGTTTATCTCATGCAACTCATCGTCATCCTTCGGAACTCTCTGGCGGAATGAGGCAGCGCGTAAATGTGGCGCGCGCTCTTGCGGCTAGTCCTGACGTTTTGTTGCTGGATGAGCCTCTCAGTGCATTAGATGCGTTAACGCGTGCGAACTTACAAGATGAAATTATTCGTATTTGGGAGCAGGAAAAGAAAACGGTTGTGCTTATTACAAATGATGTGGATGAAGGTCTCATTATGGCGGATAGGGTCATACCATTGAACCCCGGACCAAACGCAACTTTTGGCCCAGAATTCATTGTTGATTTACCTCGCCCACGTGATAGAACAGCGATGAACCATGATGAGAAATTCAAAGCATTGCGCAGCGATATTACTCAATATCTAATGAATGTGGGTATGAACGATTCATCGGCTTCAAAAGGGAATGTTTATCAACTGCCTAATGTGCAACCCAATACAGCGAATGATTATGGATTAATTGAAGACGCTCAACCCAGGGTTTTAAAAAGCTATCAGGAAGGTGTTGGAGATAAGAAATACCTAGAATACTTTAACCTCACTAAGGTGTATCCAACGCCTAACGGCCCTTTAACGGTTGTTGATGGCTTTAATATTAATATTAAGAAAGGAGAGTTTGTTTCTATTATTGGACATTCGGGTTGCGGGAAATCGACGGTTTTATCAATGACTGCAGGTTTGACGGATATTAGCGATGGCGGCATCGTACTTGATAAAAAAGAGGTTGATGCAGCTGGCCCAGATAGAGCGGTAGTTTTTCAAGCACCAAGCCTCTTCCCTTGGTTAAGTGCAAAAGAGAATGTAGCTCTTGGCGTCGAGCGTGTGTATCCACATGGTTCAAAAGCTGAGAGGAATGATATTGTTGAATACTACCTCAGTAAGGTCGGTTTAGGAGATTCATTCAATAAGAAAGCGGCGGAGCTATCCAATGGTATGAAGCAACGAGTTGGCATCGCACGTGCTTTTGCCTTGTCACCAAAGCTTTTGCTCTTAGATGAACCCTTTGGCATGCTAGATGCTCTTACACGATGGGAATTGCAAGAAGTTTTAATGGAAGTTTGGACGCGTACAAAAGTGACTGCAATTATGGTGACGCATGATGTGGATGAAGCGATTCTTTTAGCGGATCGCGTGGTTATGATGACTAATGGGCCTAACGCAAAAGTAGGTAAAGTAATGAATGTTGATTTGCCTAGACCACGCACACGTAAAGAGCTTGTTGCGCACCCCGATTATTATAAATACCGTGAAGAATTGCTTACGTTTCTAGCAGATTGTGACAAGCATTAG
- a CDS encoding ABC transporter permease — MSANTANKEGNMDNKSTAEISDEIVKPTAASTAEKVANDGVKVSVKINNVLELIGFTWFIPIVNLLAGENPAEQFKEILKVIGVPVLAMLIFVGFWGWGASKIHTSLGAIPGPVAVWEETKSLADDHYKEKAKEVAFYQRQDVRNAKKLEKNPDAVIKIRAYTGKATYPQQIVTSLVTVFAGFVLASIVAIPLGVICGLSPAFNSAINPIIQIFKPVSPLAWLPIVTLIVSALYTSGDDASFSKSFLVSAITVTLCSLWPTLINTAVGVATIDKDLMNVSKVLQLGWWKTVTKIVLPSSLPMIFTGLRLSLGVGWMVLIAAEMLAQNPGLGKFVWDEFQNGSQHSLGKIMVAVFTIGIIGFMLDRIMLTLQKYFSYGDAM; from the coding sequence ATGTCTGCCAATACAGCAAATAAAGAAGGAAATATGGACAATAAATCTACAGCTGAAATAAGTGATGAGATAGTCAAACCAACAGCAGCAAGCACCGCTGAAAAAGTCGCTAATGATGGCGTTAAAGTATCAGTAAAAATCAATAACGTCCTTGAGTTAATTGGTTTTACTTGGTTTATCCCGATCGTTAACTTATTAGCTGGCGAAAACCCAGCCGAACAATTTAAAGAAATATTAAAGGTCATCGGCGTGCCGGTACTCGCGATGCTGATTTTTGTCGGTTTTTGGGGCTGGGGCGCGTCAAAGATACACACCAGTTTGGGTGCTATTCCTGGGCCTGTGGCTGTTTGGGAAGAAACTAAAAGTCTTGCCGATGACCATTACAAGGAAAAAGCAAAAGAAGTCGCTTTCTATCAACGTCAGGACGTACGGAATGCTAAAAAGCTTGAGAAGAATCCAGATGCGGTGATAAAAATTCGTGCTTACACCGGAAAAGCAACCTATCCTCAACAAATAGTGACAAGCCTTGTTACCGTATTTGCGGGTTTCGTATTAGCCTCCATTGTCGCTATTCCTTTAGGTGTTATTTGCGGCTTAAGCCCCGCCTTTAACTCCGCTATAAACCCTATCATCCAAATATTTAAGCCTGTCTCCCCCTTAGCGTGGCTACCGATTGTCACCTTAATTGTCAGTGCTTTGTATACCTCTGGTGATGATGCCTCCTTTAGCAAGTCATTTCTTGTTTCAGCGATTACGGTTACTTTATGTTCGCTGTGGCCAACACTCATTAATACAGCTGTTGGTGTAGCAACGATAGACAAGGATTTAATGAACGTTTCAAAAGTATTGCAGCTTGGCTGGTGGAAAACGGTTACTAAAATTGTATTACCTAGTTCGTTACCAATGATTTTTACTGGCCTACGCCTCTCTCTAGGTGTGGGTTGGATGGTGCTGATTGCTGCAGAAATGTTGGCGCAAAACCCAGGGTTAGGAAAATTTGTTTGGGATGAATTTCAAAATGGTAGTCAGCATTCGCTAGGCAAGATCATGGTTGCTGTGTTCACTATTGGTATTATCGGGTTTATGCTCGATCGTATTATGTTGACACTGCAAAAGTATTTTTCATACGGCGATGCAATGTAA
- a CDS encoding CmpA/NrtA family ABC transporter substrate-binding protein, giving the protein MNSYKKKFINKEMGALFKSCMVGLALTVAGGISTAYAAGELEKDELKFGFIKLTDMAPLAVAYEKGFFEDEGLYVTIEPQANWKVLLDRVIDGELDGAHMLAGQPLGATIGFGTKADIITAFSMDLNGNAITVSNDVWAEMKPNIPKMADGRPVHPIKADALKPVVDRFKDEGKQFKMGMVFPVSTHNYELRYWLAAGGIHPGYYSKTDITGQIDADALLSVTPPPQMPSTLEAGTIFGYCVGEPWNQQAVIKGIGVPVVTDYEIWKNNPEKVFGVSAAWAKANPNTHIAVLKALIRAAKWLDDNNDANRPEAVEILSQSEYVGADYDVIANSMTGTFEYEKGDKRELPDFNVFYRYYATYPYYSDAIWYLTQMRRWGQITDEKSDEWFHEIAKKVYRPDIYLAAAKELLEEGKISKEDMPWDTDGYRAPQKHFIDDITYDGRTPNAYLEKFTIGLKANDIVK; this is encoded by the coding sequence TTGGCCTTAACAGTCGCCGGTGGTATATCGACGGCTTACGCAGCAGGGGAGCTTGAAAAAGATGAATTGAAATTCGGCTTTATTAAATTAACCGACATGGCACCACTGGCTGTTGCATACGAAAAAGGTTTTTTTGAAGACGAAGGCCTTTATGTCACCATCGAGCCGCAAGCCAACTGGAAGGTGCTATTAGATCGCGTGATTGATGGTGAGTTAGACGGTGCACATATGTTAGCCGGTCAACCCTTAGGTGCAACCATAGGTTTCGGCACAAAAGCAGATATTATTACCGCCTTCAGTATGGATTTAAACGGTAACGCTATTACCGTTTCTAACGATGTATGGGCTGAGATGAAGCCAAATATCCCTAAAATGGCTGATGGCAGACCGGTTCACCCGATTAAAGCGGATGCCTTAAAGCCAGTCGTTGATCGATTCAAAGATGAGGGTAAACAATTTAAAATGGGGATGGTATTCCCAGTTTCTACCCATAACTACGAGTTACGTTATTGGTTGGCAGCAGGTGGTATTCACCCAGGGTATTACTCTAAAACTGATATCACCGGGCAAATTGATGCAGACGCATTATTGTCTGTAACCCCGCCACCTCAAATGCCTTCAACGCTTGAGGCGGGTACTATCTTTGGTTATTGCGTAGGCGAACCTTGGAACCAGCAAGCAGTGATTAAAGGCATTGGGGTGCCAGTGGTCACCGATTACGAAATTTGGAAGAACAACCCAGAAAAAGTATTTGGCGTGAGCGCAGCATGGGCTAAAGCCAACCCAAATACACATATAGCGGTTCTTAAAGCATTGATTCGTGCTGCTAAATGGCTTGATGACAATAACGATGCTAATCGCCCAGAAGCAGTAGAAATTCTTTCTCAATCAGAATACGTTGGTGCTGATTACGATGTTATTGCAAACAGCATGACAGGTACATTTGAATACGAAAAGGGTGACAAAAGAGAGTTACCAGACTTCAACGTATTTTACCGCTACTACGCAACGTACCCTTACTATTCAGATGCTATTTGGTACTTAACGCAAATGCGTCGTTGGGGACAAATCACCGACGAGAAATCTGATGAATGGTTCCATGAGATTGCTAAGAAAGTATACCGTCCTGATATTTATTTAGCAGCCGCTAAAGAGTTACTCGAAGAAGGCAAAATTTCTAAGGAAGACATGCCTTGGGATACAGACGGCTATCGCGCACCACAAAAACACTTTATCGATGATATTACCTACGATGGGCGCACACCTAATGCTTATTTAGAAAAATTCACAATCGGCCTTAAAGCCAACGATATTGTTAAGTAA